The Maylandia zebra isolate NMK-2024a linkage group LG7, Mzebra_GT3a, whole genome shotgun sequence genome contains a region encoding:
- the ptprbl gene encoding receptor-type tyrosine-protein phosphatase beta isoform X2, whose product MEVPLLLFFLLWRSSCAYTSPATSTFSSSTPLDLSNSTQTIRSPGNAVTENLSPPDVSPAVTHLSPLNGTAAFTMDQSVASETSSGGGDSLVRTEVVTSLYESSSSIARNQSESSGDGGVTATDIITELQPKDGSTHQTSAAPSDSTASAAPTTTTPPPSASSTSTYRPPRSHSQTPPTDTDYTLHPNISESLTPGVLSTAPTGDAVPASSTSAPSVPQTSTTNTSTTAAVTTPSTSSITAPAPTTATKTTPPTATSSTTPVTTAETTVAPSITTPATTHTTIPLPATTASLTHTIQPSTRASTPATTAATTATNPSLTTAVDTTPATASTTTTTETAATLSITTPATTPTSMAPSHTTVTKTTPPTTPSDSFPATTADSRTTMRFITISATTTPPTTATASPATTTPPTTATASPATTTPPTTVTASPATTTPPTTATASPATTTPPTTVTASPATTTPPTTATASPATTTPPTTVTASPATTTPPTTATASPATTTPPTTVTASPATTTPPTTATASPAITTPPTTVTASPATTTPPTTATASPATTTPPTTATASPATTTPPTTATASPATTTPPTTATASPATTTPPTTATASPATTTKTTATTTTSPTTTSTPAPATSMLHTTTSRVTSTTPVQTSEGPRCSADLKEISSSSDSIAVQVTSAGLSCNFSLFCILDSWSSPAHCKSDGETSSATICNITGLQPGTVYQLTAVSRKDGEISHGTVQTDPVGPAHLDLQLGPAQPHHKSLFMVLSGSALTVSWTQPTGRVDWYDVTLEDTSSGSRRRTRIKGSAASQTGFTSLIPGTLYKVSVVASAGNKSASPVHAMTATAPSSVDGLQVASSSSHSLGVTWWIGSGRTENLRVLLRDRAGVLLKNITLKNSSTSAELDGLHPGTPYTITVVTEAVGLQSSASTASVTAPAPVSRLVLENNGSSDHLRASWLPPKGGVESYLVTLRAPGSDPQLRHLLPNITQVEFEGLTPGRSYEVSVSSSAGSQTTESRSTARTVPDQVSALSMSADARTLWLRWLPPRGDWENYSVILKNGSVVLANETVSKASRQHAFSILSLVPGRLYSAEVTVHSGVLSNTARCSSQLAPWPVQQLLVRQADETSLSVRWSRPPGQWDGFTVLLRWATAAATIVDQRVLGWEAKECTFNSITPGGQYIITVTTNSGNLSSSASVTARTTPAQVSGLRLSNLGSTDSLQARWAPASGYLDSYQVLLVHDSSVIKNESVMANISSLSFQALRPGALYRVVVTTVRVGHISRQTVSEGRTVPAAVSDVRVSNNGRMDFLSVSWSQAVGEVDRYLVTLSDRERTIHTLTVPKSTPTCVFDSLVSGRLYNISITTCSGLYKNQTFIQERTQPSKVQSPTATHNASDSYLKVYWRHAAGDFDLYQVFIKHNNVFLQNKTVSKTEHNCVFTGLVPGRLYTVLVTTWSGKYEAIASTHGSTFPAAVRSLTLARRGTEDLRVTWMAAPGDVDHYEVQLLFSDMKVFPPITLGSGVRDCVLSSLTPGRLYKIIVSTYSGTNQKARYIEGRTVPSKVKNIHVSNSGDSSSLMVSWTPGPGDVDGFSVFLYRESRKLSTRSVLKHQNEVTFGSLQPGQVYTIMVQSVSGDLVNNNTVTGRTVPSAVTGLQVDSHHTTCSIQVSWQEALGVADGYVLQVLDDRGSMVRNVSQPFGHTWQQFDGLTPGKKYRVVVQTTSGGVHSVGVSTEARTNPAVVTNLAVTANTTTSLSFHWSPPEGDFQLYEVFLYDRNDQLHEKKRVQSNSQQCTFQGLRPGAPYKMLIQIHSGDQTNQTSIYTRTVPSAAAFLKAKSGNQSDSLWVNWEHGGGDLSGYQLYLYNPNGSQQAMHQLGSEATGFIFSGLVAGRLYRAEVLSQSGGLSNRASTLGRTAPRPPASILFRGVTNTSLEITWSGPVDSDYDDFDLQWTPRDRLSIINPYHTRTSSNRILRGMFPGRLYNFSLRTVSGTTEPGATPTYSTPIRKSIRTKPERVHSLHCRPQSSTSISCSWVTPDTDYDSYTIECLHKDSHTLMYSRLAEQDSNSYIITELEPHKHYTVSVKVMSGGKPSDEAQDNVVTMLDRPPVPPSGTRVSEQSAVVTKSSISFQFNCSWFSDVNGAVKYFTVVVTESEDVSLMQLEQKHPLPSYLDYSSNSSIRSYQTSYFPSRCTESPDSTTQSFNISLGTGMDLLGGTCDARGSDQDPESSGELNHFCDGPLKPKTAYRISVRAFTQLFDDDAKDLSVLSPLFSDTCLSQPIITEAEPLSGVIEGVSAGLFLAAVIVGITALFVCRHRTRKVEEERLEVRINMRRERAAAGNQLGVRGRRISSPIKIVNFESHYSKLQADSNYLMSEEYEDLKDVGRNQPLDSALLPENRGKNRYNNILPYDSTRVKLSYVDDDPCSDYINASYIPGNSFRREYIATQGPLPGTKDDFWKMVWEQNVHNVVMVTQCVEKGRVKCDHYWPFDQDPLYYGDLIVQMLSESVLPEWTIREFNIYSEEQLGFSRLVRQFHYTVWPDHGVPETTQSLIQFVRTVRDYVNRTSGSGATVVHCSAGVGRTGTFIVLDRVLQQLDAKDTVDIYSAVFDLRLHRSHMVQTEVQYAYLHQCVRDVLRARKLRSEQEGMYRM is encoded by the exons ACACATCTCCAGCCACCTCCACCTTTTCTTCATCCACACCGCTGGACCTGTCTAACTCCACCCAAACCATCAGGAGTCCTGGGAACGCTGTCACGGAAAATCTGTCACCTCCAGATGTTTCCCCTGCAGTCACCCACCTATCCCCTTTAAATGGCACAGCTGCTTTTACCATGGACCAGTCAGTCGCCTCGGAGACCTCGTCAGGTGGAGGTGACTCCCTAGTCAGGACGGAGGTGGTCACGTCGTTGTACGAGTCATCGTCCTCCATCGCTAGAAACCAGTCCGAGTCGAGCGGAGATGGAGGCGTGACAGCAACAGACATCATAACTGAGCTACAACCCAAGGACGGATCCACACACCAAACATCTGCAGCACCCTCAGACAGCACCGCCTCAGCTgcacccaccaccaccactcctcCACCGTCTGCATCCAGCACCAGCACATATAGACCACCCAGGTCTCACAGCCAGACCCCGCCCACAGACACAGACTACACCCTTCATCCAAACATCTCAGAGAGTCTGACTCCAGGAGTATTATCAACAGCACCAACAGGTGATGCGGTCCCTGCAAGTAGCACCTCAGCTCCATCAGTCCCACAAACGAGTACAACAAACACCAGCACCACTGCTGCTGTAACCACACCCTCTACGAGCAGCATAACAGCGCCTGCTCCAACCACAGCCACCAAAACCACACCTCCTACAGCCACCAGTAGCACCACCCCTGTCACAACTGCAGAGACTACAGTCGCACCATCAATAACAACACCAGCAACTACACACACAACCATCCCTTTGCCAGCTACAACAGCCAGCTTGACACACACCATCCAACCCTCCACTCGTGCCTCCACTCCCGCTACAACTGCAGCAACCACAGCCACGAACCCGTCTCTAACCACAGCCGTCGATACCACACCTGCCACTGCCAGTACCACCACAACCACAGAGACTGCAGCCACACTATCCATAACAACACCAGCAACTACACCTACATCCATGGCACCATCTCATACCACAGTCACCAAAACCACACCACCCACCACTCCCAGTGATAGTTTCCCAGCTACAACTGCAGATAGTAGAACCACCATGAGATTCATAACAATCTCCGCTACAACCACTCCACCTACGACCGCAACAGCATCTCCCGCTACAACCACCCCACCTACGACTGCAACCGCATCTCCCGCTACAACCACCCCACCTACGACTGTAACAGCATCTCCCGCTACAACCACCCCACCTACGACCGCAACAGCATCTCCCGCTACAACCACCCCACCTACGACTGTAACAGCATCTCCCGCTACAACCACCCCACCTACGACCGCAACAGCATCTCCCGCTACAACCACCCCACCTACGACTGTAACAGCATCTCCCGCTACAACCACCCCACCTACAACCGCAACAGCATCTCCCGCTACAACCACCCCACCTACGACTGTAACAGCATCTCCCGCTACAACCACCCCACCTACAACCGCAACAGCATCTCCCGCTATAACCACCCCACCTACGACTGTAACAGCATCTCCCGCTACAACCACCCCACCTACGACTGCAACCGCATCTCCCGCTACAACCACCCCACCTACGACTGCAACAGCATCTCCCGCTACAACCACCCCACCTACGACTGCAACAGCATCTCCCGCTACAACCACCCCACCTACGACTGCAACAGCATCTCCCGCTACAACCACCCCACCTACGACTGCAACAGCATCTCCTGCTACAACCACCAAAACCACGGCAACCACCACTACCAGCCCCACAACAACAAGCACCCCCGCTCCAGCAACAAGCATGCTTCACACTACTACGTCCAGAGTCACCTCCACCACACCT GTCCAGACCTCAGAGGGTCCCCGATGCTCCGCAGACCTGAAGGAGATCAGCTCCAGCTCAGACTCCATCGCGGTGCAGGTAACGTCCGCCGGTCTGTCCTGTAACTTCAGTCTGTTCTGCATTCTGGACTCATGGTCCAGTCCTGCCCACTGCAAGTCTGATGGAGAGACCAGCAGCGCCACCATCTGTAATATAACGGGACTGCAACCCGGGACAGTGTATCAGCTGACAGCGGTTTCCAGGAAGGATGGCGAGATTAGCCACGGGACAGTTCAGACAG ACCCAGTTGGCCCAGCTCATCTGGACCTCCAGCTGGGCCCAGCTCAACCTCATCATAAAAGCCTGTTTATGGTTCTAAGCGGCTCGGCTCTGACGGTGTCCTGGACTCAGCCTACCGGTCGTGTGGACTGGTACGATGTGACTCTGGAGGACACGAGCTCCGGATCCCGGCGCAGGACCAGAATCAAGGGCTCTGCAGCCTCCCAAACCGGGTTCACCTCCCTGATTCCTGGGACTCTGTACAAAGTCAGTGTGGTAGCTTCAGCTGGGAACAAGAGCGCCTCACCTGTCCACGCAATGACAGCTACAG CTCCCTCCTCAGTGGACGGCCTGCAGGTGGcgtcctcttcctcacacagcCTCGGGGTGACTTGGTGGATTGGCTCGGGTCGCACGGAGAACCTCAGGGTTCTGCTGAGGGATCGGGCTGGTGttctgctgaagaacatcactCTGAAGAACAGCAGCACCTCGGCAGAGCTGGATGGTCTGCACCCAGGGACCCCGTACACCATCACCGTGGTAACAGAAGCAGTCGGCCTTCAGAGCTCCGCCTCGACAGCATCCGTCACAG CCCCAGCACCAGTGTCACGTCTCGTCCTCGAAAACAACGGCAGCTCAGACCACCTGCGAGCCTCCTGGCTCCCACCTAAAGGAGGGGTGGAATCCTACCTGGTGACCCTGAGGGCTCCAGGATCCGACCCTCAGCTACGCCACCTTCTCCCCAACATCACCCAAGTGGAGTTTGAGGGCCTGACCCCTGGGCGTAGCTACGAGGTGTCAGTCAGTTCCTCAGCAGGCAGTCAGACCACCGAGAGCAGGAGCACAGCGAGGACAG TACCTGACCAGGTGTCAGCGCTCTCTATGTCGGCTGATGCTCGAACACTGTGGCTCCGCTGGCTGCCCCCCAGAGGCGACTGGGAGAACTACAGCGTCATCCTGAAGAATGGCTCGGTGGTTCTGGCAAATGAGACCGTCAGTAAGGCAAGCAGGCAGCACGCCTTCTCCATCCTCAGCCTGGTCCCCGGACGACTCTACAGTGCAGAGGTCACAGTTCACAGTGGCGTTCTGAGCAACACAGCACGCTGCAGCAGTCAGCTGG CGCCGTGGCCCGTGCAGCAGCTGCTCGTACGCCAGGCTGACGAAACCTCACTGAGCGTCCGGTGGAGTCGGCCGCCCGGACAATGGGACGGCTTCACCGTGCTCCTCAGGTGGGCAACCGCTGCTGCCACCATTGTAGATCAGAGAGTCCTCGGCTGGGAGGCCAAAGAGTGCACTTTCAACAGCATCACGCCTGGGGGCCAGTACATCATTACCGTGACAACCAACAGCGGTAACCTGAGCAGTTCCGCCTCTGTGACGGCACGGACCA CTCCGGCTCAGGTCAGTGGGCTGCGGCTCTCCAACCTCGGCAGCACCGACAGTCTGCAGGCGCGGTGGGCACCGGCTTCCGGATATCTGGACTCCTACCAAGTCTTGCTGGTTCACGACAGCAGCGTCATCAAGAATGAGAGCGTGATGGCCAACATCAGCAGCCTCAGCTTCCAGGCCCTGAGACCGGGCGCCCTGTACCGCGTGGTGGTGACCACGGTCAGAGTGGGACACATCTCCAGACAGACGGTGTCCGAGGGACGCACAG TGCCGGCGGCAGTGAGCGATGTCAGGGTCAGCAACAACGGGCGCATGGACTTCCTCAGCGTGTCTTGGAGTCAGGCTGTAGGTGAGGTGGACAGATACCTGGTGACCCTGAGTGACCGGGAGAGGACCATTCACACCCTCACCGTGCCCAAGTCGACCCCGACATGCGTTTTCGACTCGCTGGTGTCTGGACGCCTCTACAACATCTCCATCACTACCTGCAGCGGTCTCTACAAAAATCAGACGTTCATCCAGGAGAGGACAC AGCCGTCGAAGGTCCAAAGCCCCACAGCGACCCACAATGCTTCGGACAGCTACCTGAAGGTGTACTGGCGTCATGCTGCTGGAGACTTCGACCTGTATCAGGTGTTCATCAAGCACAACAACGTCTTCCTGCAAAACAAGACAGTTTCAAAGACGGAGCACAACTGTGTGTTCACCGGCCTGGTGCCTGGCAGACTCTACACAGTGCTAGTGACCACGTGGAGCGGAAAGTACGAAGCCATTGCCTCCACCCATGGCAGCACCT TCCCGGCGGCAGTGCGTTCCCTGACTCTGGCTAGGCGGGGCACCGAGGACCTGCGGGTGACGTGGATGGCAGCTCCGGGTGACGTGGATCACTACgaagtgcagctgctgttcaGCGACATGAAGGTGTTTCCTCCCATCACTCTGGGCAGCGGTGTGAGGGATTGCGTCCTGTCATCACTCACACCTGGGCGGCTTTACAAGATCATAGTTTCCACGTACAGCGGCACCAATCAGAAGGCCCGGTACATAGAGGGTcgcacag TTCCCAGTAAAGTGAAGAACATCCACGTTAGCaacagtggagacagcagcaGTCTGATGGTGAGCTGGACTCCTGGTCCGGGCGATGTAGACGGATTCTCCGTGTTTCTGTACAGAGAAAGCCGAAAGTTAAGTACCCGAAGCGTCCTCAAGCACCAGAACGAGGTGACGTTCGGCTCCCTGCAGCCCGGCCAGGTGTACACCATCATGGTTCAGTCTGTGAGTGGAGACCTGGTGAACAACAACACGGTCACAGGGCGCACAG TCCCCTCTGCAGTGACAGGGCTCCAGGTGGACTCCCACCACACCACCTGTAGTATCCAGGTGAGCTGGCAGGAGGCTCTGGGTGTGGCTGATGGATATGTCCTCCAAGTTCTGGACGACAGAGGCAGCATGGTGAGAAACGTCTCTCAGCCCTTTGGACACACCTGGCAGCAGTTTGACGGCCTCACACCAGGAAAGAAGTATCGAGTGGTGGTCCAGACCACCAGCGGCGGGGTCCACAGTGTTGGGGTCAGCACTGAGGCTCGGACAA ACCCAGCGGTGGTCACCAATCTGGCCGTCACTGCAAACACCACCACCAGCCTGTCCTTCCACTGGTCGCCACCAGAGGGAGACTTTCAGCTGTATGAAGTTTTTCTGTATGATCGTAATGACCAGCTGCACGAGAAAAAGCGCGTCCAGTCCAACAGTCAGCAGTGTACTTTTCAGGGCCTCAGACCTGGTGCTCCTTACAAGATGTTGATCCAGATCCACAGTGGAGACCAGACCAACCAGACCTCCATCTACACCAGAACAG TCCCGTCAGCTGCAGCGTTCCTGAAAGCTAAGAGTGGAAACCAGTCTGACAGTCTTTGGGTAAACTGGGAGCATGGTGGAGGTGATCTAAGTGGATACCAGCTGTATCTCTACAACCCCAACGGTTCTCAGCAGGCCATGCATCAGCTGGGCTCAGAGGCCACAGGGTTCATCTTCTCAGGCCTTGTAGCGGGTCGCCTGTATCGAGCTGAGGTGCTGAGCCAGAGCGGCGGGCTCAGCAACAGGGCGAGCACCCTGGGCCGGACGG CTCCCAGACCACCTGCCTCCATCTTGTTCAGGGGGGTGACCAACACCTCCCTGGAGATCACATGGAGCGGCCCTGTGGACTCCGACTATGATGACTTTGACCTGCAGTGGACTCCTCGGGACCGGCTGTCCATCATCAATCCGTACCACACCCGGACGTCCAGCAACCGCATCCTGAGGGGGATGTTCCCTGGACGGCTCTACAACTTCAGCCTCCGCACCGTCAGTGGGACCACAGAGCCTGGGGCCACACCTACCTATAGCACACCTATCCGCAAAAGCATCCGCACCA agccagagagagtcCACAGCCTCCACTGTCGCCCTCAGAGTTCCACCTCCATCTCCTGCTCCTGGGTAACCCCGGACACTGATTATGACTCCTACACCATCGAGTGTCTCCACAAGGATTCCCACACACTGATGTACTCCAGACTCGCTGAGCAGGACTCCAACAGCTACATCATCACTGAGCTGGAGCCTCACAAACACTACACAGTCTCTGTGAAGGTCATGTCTGGTGGGAAGCCCAGCGACGAGGCTCAGGACAACGTGGTCACCATGCTTGACC GTCCTCCTGTGCCCCCCTCCGGTACCCGGGTCAGTGAGCAGTCTGCTGTGGTCACCAAGTCCTCCATCTCCTTCCAGTTTAACTGCAGCTGGTTCAGTGACGTTAATGGAGCTGTTAAGTACTTCACTGTAGTGGTGACTGAGTCTGAAG aTGTTAGCCTAATGCAGCTGGAGCAGAAGCACCCACTGCCCTCCTACCTGGACTACAGCTCCAACAGCTCCATCAGGTCCTACCAGACCAGCTATTTCCCCAGCCGATGCACCGAGAGCCCTGACAGCACCACCCAGAGCTTTAACATCAGCTTGGGGACTGGGATGGACTTGCTAGGGGGCACCTGTGATGCCAGAGGCTCAGACCAGGACCCAGAGTCTAGTGGAGAGCTGAACCACTTCTGTGATGGACCCCTGAAGCCAAAGACTGCCTACAG GATCAGCGTCCGAGCTTTCACTCAGCTGTTTGATGATGATGCAAAGGACTTGAGTGTCTTGTCTCCACTGTTCTCTGACACCTGCCTATCGCAGCCCATCATCACTGAGGCTG AGCCTCTGAGCGGTGTCATCGAAGGTGTAAGTGCTGGACTCTTCCTCGCTGCTGTGATTGTGGGAATCACTGCTCTGTTTGTCTGCAGGCACAGAACTCGCAAAGT TGAGGAAGAGAGGCTGGAGGTCAGGATAAAtatgaggagagagagagcagcagcGGGGAACCAGCTGGGTGTCAGAGG CCGTCGAATCTCCAG TCCCATTAAGATTGTGAACTTTGAGTCTCACTACAGCAAACTACAGGCTGACTCCAACTACCTGATGTCAGAGGAGTATGAG GATCTGAAGGACGTCGGTCGTAACCAGCCTCTGGACTCGGCTCTGCTGCCGGAGAACCGGGGAAAGAACCGATACAATAACATCCTGCCCT ACGACTCGACGAGGGTCAAGCTGTCCTACGTTGATGACGACCCCTGCTCTGACTACATCAATGCCAGTTACATCCCA GGTAACAGCTTCCGGCGGGAGTACATCGCCACACAGGGTCCTCTGCCTGGAACTAAAGACGACTTCTGGAAGATGGTTTGGGAGCAGAATGTCCACAATGTGGTGATGGTCACTCAGTGTGTGGAGAAAGGAAGG GTGAAATGTGATCACTACTGGCCATTCGATCAGGATCCTCTGTACTACGGAGACCTGATCGTCCAGATGCTGTCAGAATCGGTTCTACCTGAGTGGACGATCAGAGAGTTTAACATCTACAGC GAGGAGCAGCTCGGCTTCAGCCGCCTGGTTCGTCAGTTTCACTACACGGTGTGGCCGGACCACGGTGTCCCAGAGACCACTCAGTCCCTCATCCAGTTTGTCCGTACTGTCCGAGACTACGTCAACAGGACTTCGGGATCTGGAGCCACTGTAGTCCACTGCAG CGCCGGTGTGGGCCGGACGGGGACTTTCATTGTCCTGGATCGAGTGCTGCAGCAACTGGACGCCAAAGACACGGTGGATATCTACAGCGCCGTGTTTGACCTGCGACTCCATCGATCCCACATGGTGCAGACTGAG GTGCAGTATGCATACCTGCATCAGTGTGTCAGAGACGTTCTCAGAGCCAGGAAGCTACGCAGCGAGCAGGAGGGAATGTACAGGATGTGA